The following proteins come from a genomic window of Neoarius graeffei isolate fNeoGra1 chromosome 26, fNeoGra1.pri, whole genome shotgun sequence:
- the zgc:113184 gene encoding uncharacterized protein zgc:113184 isoform X1, with protein sequence MEEAYTALYQEFLRLQLLCLKQAKMLQHLTEALRRQQGVAPVFNGNVEDLYSEPVQYRHDGFTCAEGRAQAARAYTCAAQTHTPALHPAGITGDSVVSPLAGDLNRLHMEPVQEKVEIKGATSGSEQCKTEEHSILDELRQIEQHWHSSQTHKQQRRPWSSSFLTSEMLSDAGGMLMSRVTLHSQVCEFCHAVFPGHTTTRGDFLRHLTTHIS encoded by the exons ATGGAGGAAGCATACACAGCTTTGTATCAGGAGTTCCTCCGATTGCAGTTACTGTGTCTAAAACAGGCTAAAATGTTACAGCACCTGACCGAGGCACTGAGAAGACAACAAG GTGTGGCTCCGGTCTTTAATGGGAATGTTGAAGATTTGTATTCTGAGCCAGTTCAGTACAGACATGATGGATTCACCTGTGCAGAAGGCCGAGCACAAGCGGCTCGTGCATACACCTGTGCggctcaaacacacacacctgctttaCACCCTGCAGGTATTACAG GTGATTCTGTGGTTTCCCCACTTGCTGGAGATTTGAACAGACTGCACATGGAACCTGTGCAGGAGAAGGTGGAGATCAAGGGAGCGACGTCGGGGTCGGAACAGTGTAAGACGGAGGAGCACAGTATTTTGGATGAGTTACGACAGATTGAACAGCACTGGCACAGCAGccaaacacacaaacaacaaCGG CGGCCGTGGTCATCATCGTTCCTGACCAGCGAGATGCTGAGTGATGCAGGTGGGATGCTGATGTCCCGCGTCACACTGCACTCTCAGGTGTGTGAGTTCTGCCATGCCGTGTTTCCCGGACACACCACTACCAGGGGAGATTTCCTTCGCCATCTCACTACACATATTTCTTGA
- the zgc:113184 gene encoding uncharacterized protein zgc:113184 isoform X2 — protein sequence MEEAYTALYQEFLRLQLLCLKQAKMLQHLTEALRRQQGVAPVFNGNVEDLYSEPVQYRHDGFTCAEGRAQAARAYTCAAQTHTPALHPAGDSVVSPLAGDLNRLHMEPVQEKVEIKGATSGSEQCKTEEHSILDELRQIEQHWHSSQTHKQQRRPWSSSFLTSEMLSDAGGMLMSRVTLHSQVCEFCHAVFPGHTTTRGDFLRHLTTHIS from the exons ATGGAGGAAGCATACACAGCTTTGTATCAGGAGTTCCTCCGATTGCAGTTACTGTGTCTAAAACAGGCTAAAATGTTACAGCACCTGACCGAGGCACTGAGAAGACAACAAG GTGTGGCTCCGGTCTTTAATGGGAATGTTGAAGATTTGTATTCTGAGCCAGTTCAGTACAGACATGATGGATTCACCTGTGCAGAAGGCCGAGCACAAGCGGCTCGTGCATACACCTGTGCggctcaaacacacacacctgctttaCACCCTGCAG GTGATTCTGTGGTTTCCCCACTTGCTGGAGATTTGAACAGACTGCACATGGAACCTGTGCAGGAGAAGGTGGAGATCAAGGGAGCGACGTCGGGGTCGGAACAGTGTAAGACGGAGGAGCACAGTATTTTGGATGAGTTACGACAGATTGAACAGCACTGGCACAGCAGccaaacacacaaacaacaaCGG CGGCCGTGGTCATCATCGTTCCTGACCAGCGAGATGCTGAGTGATGCAGGTGGGATGCTGATGTCCCGCGTCACACTGCACTCTCAGGTGTGTGAGTTCTGCCATGCCGTGTTTCCCGGACACACCACTACCAGGGGAGATTTCCTTCGCCATCTCACTACACATATTTCTTGA
- the nab2 gene encoding NGFI-A-binding protein 2 produces the protein MSVPRTLGELQLYRVLQRANLLMYYDTFIQQGGDDVQQLCEAGEEEFLEIMALVGMATKPLHVRRLQKALRDWAANPAVFNQPLTSAMGGIPLFKIDSIVGTRKSLSNGQPASPCDREDQGACLTPLRDNGSPRSPCSQASPLPPDHHLYRDKLSPMEPHWLSPELDGSVGAEEDQPSPPLPLLVHSRNIGPSTPPTSSSSSSSPWPGGQLDADTVKAVGESVERLFRTVPHTDSSEVKSLLRLNKKLAKTVGHIFNMEPHDKSKEEEIRKYSLIYGRFDSKRREGKQLTHHEMIINEAAAQFCIRDNALLLRRVELFSLARQVARECAYTSTLKHSRTNPEDCTNSFMDNSNAPKRIKLEVTDSDSINPICGLKSADTAIQGSLRSAADDDSLSGESLDSLSHDVGPHSLPSSSPRPLADTIGPVTWSRQLMQQTLMDEGLRLARMVSRDHAAKVSLGSEKRQTSEPEGRASDRRGLNASHQSSSPASTKDDP, from the exons ATGTCGGTGCCACGGACGCTGGGTGAGCTGCAGCTGTACCGTGTGCTGCAGAGGGCCAACCTGCTCATGTACTACGACACCTTCATCCAGCAAGGCGGTGATGATGTGCAGCAGCTGTGTGAGGCTGGAGAAGAAGAATTCCTCGAGATCATGGCTCTGGTTGGGATGGCTACAAAGCCCCTGCACGTGCGGCGCTTGCAGAAAGCCCTGCGCGACTGGGCTGCTAATCCTGCTGTCTTCAACCAACCCCTGACCTCAGCCATGGGAGGAATCCCGCTTTTTAAAATTGACAGCATTGTGGGCACGAGGAAGTCCTTAAGCAATGGCCAGCCAGCATCCCCATGTGACAGGGAAGATCAGGGAGCTTGTCTGACTCCGCTCCGAGATAACGGTAGTCCGAGGAGCCCATGCTCCCAGGCCTCGCCACTTCCTCCAGATCATCATCTTTACAGGGACAAACTGTCCCCCATGGAGCCTCACTGGCTCAGTCCGGAATTAGATGGGAGCGTCGGAGCAGAGGAAGACCAGCCCAGTCCGCCTTTGCCTCTTTTGGTCCACTCCCGGAACATAGGTCCCTCGACGCCTCCCACGTCTTCCTCCTCGTCCTCCTCCCCTTGGCCTGGAGGACAGCTGGATGCAGACACAGTGAAGGCGGTAGGGGAAAGTGTGGAGCGCCTGTTCAGGACAGTCCCGCACACAGACTCGTCTGAGGTGAAGAGTCTTCTCAGGCTGAATAAGAAGCTGGCCAAGACAGTGGGTCACATTTTCAACATGGAGCCACATGACAAGAGCAAAGAGGAGGAGATCCGCAAGTACAGCCTCATCTACGGCCGTTTTGACTCCAAGAGGAGGGAGGGCAAGCAGCTGACACACCACGAG ATGATCATCAACGAAGCAGCGGCGCAGTTCTGCATCCGGGACAACGCGCTGTTATTGAGACGGGTCGAGCTTTTCTCACTGGCTCGGCAGGTGGCGAGAGAATGTGCCTACACCTCCACGCTGAAACACAGCAG GACCAACCCTGAGGACTGTACCAATTCCTTTATGGACAACAGCAACGCTCCGAAAAGAATCAAACTCGAG GTCACAGATTCAGACAGTATTAACCCGATATGCGGATTGAAAAGTGCTGACACAGCGATTCAGGGCAGCCTCAGGTCAGCGGCAGACGACGACAGTCTGTCAGGAGAAAGTCTGGACAGTTTATCTCACG ATGTAGGGCCTCACTCCCTCCCCTCGTCATCCCCCCGTCCCCTCGCCGATACCATCGGCCCTGTCACCTGGAGTCGCCAGCTCATGCAGCAAACGCTCATGGACGAGGGCCTACGATTGGCTAGAATGGTGTCACGTGACCACGCAGCCAAGGTCAGCCTAGGGTCAGAGAAGAGACAGACTTCAG AGCCGGAGGGCCGAGCATCAGACAGACGAGGCTTAAACGCGTCCCACCAGAGCAGCAGCCCTGCCAGCACCAAAGACGACCCGTAA
- the dnajc14 gene encoding dnaJ homolog subfamily C member 14, whose amino-acid sequence MTDVMDDPEELSTGMRPDDGSASEKVCEETAPSLSEEVETSQEVLEDPNSESHSAKQQEELEKVEESGYARTNGGTDQLEEDGNGVFDEMDDEKDGCRNATGKDASGSRGKKAKSRKSSSGDQFSSWMSSSSFSSSSGASRHKQIRRRNHHHHNQGRLRRQTGFQLMAAFRDFLSESVSPWSISCIHMVVDLIVSLTHHCGVVVESGAIALYDLGMFMLFKVTDVPGMKQDLRRVVDRTRSSGAALAGWVCKSTSSTRRVLVSAFSLISGVVFLSAGVVRSVVEKLGGERGRRWWLSLQNCWILKKGVALMGRIRGWLWKRGSTHMTGNPESPSRTERSQPGQELERLLALAQIPEDELDPFNVLGVNTHATESELKRAYRQLAVQVHPDKNKHPRAGEAFKVLRAAWDIVSNPETRREYELKRMAASELSKSMNEFLTKLQDDLKEAMNTMMCTKCEGKHKRFEMDREPHEARFCAECNKQHSAEEGDLWAESSMLGLKITYFAFMDGKVYDITEWAGCQRIGISPDTHRVPYHISFGSKSNSSSNRHRSPSGHTPAPGSPSDLHDFFSRIFQGAPGSDASPNGGFFSPGSTPNHPGGASSGPPPQSGFFTQRGETGESWSDGGKGQRRRKKARKPFQR is encoded by the exons ATGACAGACGtcatggatgatccagaagagttgAGCACCGGGATGCGTCCAGATGATGGATCAGCGAGTGAGAAAGTATGCGAGGAGACTGCGCCGAGTCTGTCAGAGGAAGTGGAAACATCACAGGAGGTGCTGGAGGATCCGAACTCTGAGTCCCACAGTGCGAAACAGCAAGAGGAATTGGAGAAGGTGGAAGAGAGCGGATATGCAAGGACGAATGGGGGTACGGATCAGCTGGAAGAAGACGGGAATGGTGTGTTTGATGAAATGGATGATGAGAAAGACGGTTGTAGGAATGCCACCGGAAAGGATGCATCTGGATCTCGGGGGAAGAAAGCAAAGTCGAGAAAAAGCAGCTCAGGTGATCAGTTTTCATCCTGGATGTCGTCTTCGTCCTTTTCCTCATCCTCCGGAGCAAGCAGACATAAACAGATCCGCCGGAGGAACCACCACCATCACAACCAGGGCCGCCTGAGAAGACAAACGGGCTTCCAGCTTATGGCAGCGTTCCGAGATTTCCTGTCTGAATCCGTCAGCCCGTGGAGTATATCCTGCATCCACATGGTGGTGGACCTGATTGTGTCTCTGACCCACCACTGCGGAGTCGTCGTCGAATCCGGAGCAATTGCACTTTATGACCTTGGCATGTTCATGCTCTTTAAGGTCACCGATGTCCCGGGAATGAAGCAGGATTTAAGACGAGTTGTGGATCGGACCCGGAGTTCGGGTGCAGCTCTGGCAGGCTGGGTTTGTAAATCCACGAGCTCTACACGCCGTGTGCTGGTTTCTGCTTTCAGTCTCATTAGTGGCGTAGTGTTCCTAAGTGCCGGGGTTGTGAGGAGTGTTGTGGAGAAGCTGGGTGGAGAAAGAGGCAGGCGATGGTGGCTCAGCCTTCAGAACTGCTGGATACTGAAGAAAGGAGTCGCGCTTATGGGCAGGATTAGAGGATGGCTGTGGAAACGTGGCTCCACACACATGACAGGGAATCCAGAGTCTCCATCCAGGACAGAGAGGAGTCAGCCTGGACAGGAGCTCGAGAGACTGCTGGCGTTGGCACAG ATCCCTGAAGATGAGCTGGACCCGTTTAACGTGTTGGGTGTGAACACGCACGCCACAGAGTCGGAGCTTAAGCGGGCCTATAGACAGCTGGCTGTACAG GTCCATCCAGATAAGAACAAGCACCCTCGAGCCGGCGAGGCCTTTAAAGTCCTTCGAGCAGCGTGGGACATCGTGAGCAACCCTGAGACCCGGCGCGAGTACGAGCT gAAGCGAATGGCAGCGTCAGAGCTCTCCAAATCGATGAACGAGTTCCTGACAAAGCTGCAGGACGACCTGAAAGAGGCCATGAACACCATGATGTGCACCAAGTGTGAGGGAAAACATAA GCGGTTTGAGATGGATCGTGAGCCCCATGAAGCACGTTTCTGTGCTGAGTGTAATAAACAGCACAGTGCGGAGGAGGGAGACCTGTGGGCGGAGTCCAGCATGCTCGGTCTGAAGATCACCTACTTCGCCTTCATGGACGGCAAAGTCTACGACATTACTG agtgggcgggttgCCAGCGAATAGGAATCTCCCCCGACACACACCGCGTCCCCTATCACATCTCTTTTGGCTCCAAAAGTAACAGTAGCTCCAACCGCCACAG atctcCCTCAGGCCATACCCCAgctccaggctctccctctgaccTGCACGATTTCTTCAGCCGTATTTTCCAGGGTGCACCGGGCAGCGATGCCTCACCCAACGGTGGATTTTTCTCACCAGGATCCACCCCGAATCACCCCGGGGGGGCCAGCTCAGGACCGCCTCCTCAGTCTGGCTTTTTTACGCAGCGAGGAGAGACGGGCGAGAGCTGGAGTGATGGAGGAAAAGGACAGCGTAGGAGGAAAAAAGCACGCAAGCCTTTTCAGCGCTGA